The Plutella xylostella chromosome Z, ilPluXylo3.1, whole genome shotgun sequence region tacttgatgtagtaaatatgtttaaaattgcctaaaattactaaaaactcatgtaatgtgccgtgagggcgacgccgccatgtttttctTTCGGCAGAGGGCGCCCGAATCGTAAAGATCTTTGTTTACATCgctcttaaaataaaattctaaaccCTTGTTCAAAGTAAATAAGTTTCATAGTGACTAGTCTCATTCGCTTTAATTGAGGTTTTAGTGCATCCGCAGCATATTAGTACTGCAAAAAAACCACAACTTGAAGAAATCTGGTCAAGATTATTTTCGTTATATTTATCAACAGTGCTTGATACCCTCACACAAGAAGAAAAAAGTGATTGTGAATAACTTCTCtgtttaagtaaatattgtGCATAATTCATGTTGCTGTGATAACACTGAGTGAGTTTACGCGAAACTAGCGCTTCCTATCTGAATAACTGAAAGCTGAAGACAATATTTCTACCTATATTATAACAGCGCCATCTACAATTTACACTCGGAACTAGCACACCACCTGCTCGCTGTGAATCGCTAAGTGGAACGCTGCTGCGCACACGCAGAagtttaattatatttcacTTGACACGAGGAGGGCGCTGTGTGTCTGTCTGCTACACATATTAGTACACCATGAGTGGAATTTGTTTCAATTGTTCCCAACCAACAATGGTAAAAAACCAATTGAAATGCAATGGCTGTCAACATATTCTACATTACTCCTGTGTCGGTTTAACAGAGGgagaattcaataaaatgcTTCCTATGAATAAACCTAAATGGAAGTGCCCCACTTGCAAGTCTAAGAAAGAGAGTCCTCTGTCAAAGCAACAACATGAACATGGTGCTACACCAACAAACACCACTAAAAGACAAACAGACTCACTGATTCCGGATGTCCCATCATCCATGGTAAATCTCGACACAAAAGCTTTCATTGAGTTTTTTGAGAGAAGGTTTTGCTCTCTCCGGGAGGAGTGGAAGAAGGACATAAGTGAAATCCTTAAACCAGTTCAGAGCGATATAAAACTTATCTCTGAGCGACTTGAGAACTGGGAGAGCCGTCTGGATATTCTAGAGGCCAAGGTAAGCGGAATTAATGACCTGTACAGTGAAAATGAAGCGCTCAAGAAAGACCTCAATAAGATGCAGAAAAGTTTTGACACTCTGGATCAAAACTCCCGACAGTGTAATTTGGAAATCCAAAATATCCCTGAGACAAGTGGAGAGGATCTCGTCGGCTTAGTATGCAATATCGGCAGCCTAATCGGAGTGAGC contains the following coding sequences:
- the LOC105391557 gene encoding uncharacterized protein LOC105391557 translates to MLPMNKPKWKCPTCKSKKESPLSKQQHEHGATPTNTTKRQTDSLIPDVPSSMVNLDTKAFIEFFERRFCSLREEWKKDISEILKPVQSDIKLISERLENWESRLDILEAKVSGINDLYSENEALKKDLNKMQKSFDTLDQNSRQCNLEIQNIPETSGEDLVGLVCNIGSLIGVSVPVESIRSVHRTAPGAQRDRPRNIVLQLTTRRLRDNLLAAARTRRELTTEQLSLPPPVRRFYINEHLTLTNKILFSKARELMKAKDYKHVWVRNANVMMRKTDTSKIIKIRSEEDLAKVI